The Malus domestica chromosome 13, GDT2T_hap1 genome includes a window with the following:
- the LOC103452009 gene encoding uncharacterized protein, producing the protein MEKPMLNLVIVICYLCSSKLVLSGHAIESPPYRVVHSESEFELRLYKESSWMSALVQDTTSFEKATKDGFHRLYQYIHGANLNSSEISITAPVLTSIVPSVHGPAEYYVKLYLPAKYERTPPQPLVELNLQLDNWRSHCIAVRKFPGFAKDDRFSKEFETLVNSLNKHLIGKPAILEAESPYAIAQYNASYHLSGRLNEVWMDLSGITADC; encoded by the exons ATGGAAAAGCCAATGTTGAACTTGGTTATAGTAATATGTTACCTTTGTAGCAGCAAACTTGTACTGTCCGGTCATGCTATCGAATCGCCTCCCTACAGGGTGGTGCACTCTGAATCGGAGTTCGAGCTCAGACTCTACAAAGAATCCTCATGGATGTCTGCTCTCGTCCAAGACACAACCTCTTTCGAAAAAGCCACCAAAGACGGATTTCACAG gcTGTATCAATACATCCATGGTGCTAACCTCAACTCTTCAGAAATTAGCATCACGGCTCCTGTCTTAACAAGCATTGTGCCGTCAGTGCACGGGCCGGCAGAATACTACGTGAAGTTGTATCTGCCTGCCAAATATGAAAGAACACCTCCACAGCCCTTGGTCGAACTGAATTTGCAGTTGGATAATTGGAGAAGCCATTGCATAGCAGTCAGAAAGTTTCCAGGGTTTGCCAAAGATGACCGTTTTTCCAAAGAATTTGAAACTCTTGTGAACAGCCTAAATAAGCACTTAATTGGAAAGCCAGCGATTCTGGAAGCTGAGAGTCCTTATGCCATTGCTCAGTACAATGCTTCGTATCACCTTTCTGGGCGCCTAAACGAAGTGTGGATGGATCTTTCAGGAATCACTGCTGATTGCTGA
- the LOC103452010 gene encoding alpha-glucan water dikinase, chloroplastic-like isoform X2 — MSNSVGHNLLNQSLLQRKVNSSGIPANTLFQAKSVHQVTAQARKSSISKKFCGNTLNVQKPKLAMGSRRPVAAVPRAVLTTNPPSDQLAGKFNLDGNIELQVYVNASTPGSATQVNFLVAYSGDSLTLHWGGVQDMKEKWVLPSRHPDGTKVYKNRALRTPFSGSSSSLQIEIDDPTIQAIEFLLVDESQNRWFKNNGGNFHVKLPAKEKLISNAPVPEELVQIQAYLRWERKGKQMYTPEQEKVEYEAARSELLEEVARGTSIQDLHARLTKKDDDGKIEEPSRSDTKTAKKDERKQVFRTKGIQRKRRDLMQIINKHASKPVYEGKIVDEEHPAKPKPLTAVELFAKEKEEQDGGSILRKNIFKLNDKELLILVTNPAGKTKVHLATDFKEPLTLHWALSASKAGEWLEPPANTLPQGSVALNGVTETQFRPGSADSTYEVQSLEIEVEADNFKGMPFVLNASGTWMKNQGSNFYVDFGVERKKAQKDTGDGKGTAKALLDKIAGQESEAQKSFMHRFNIAADLVNQAKDAGELGLAGILVWMRFMATRQLIWNKNYNVKPREISKAQNRLTDLLQNVYANYPQYRELLRMILSTVGRGGEGDVGQRIRDEILVVQRNNDCNGSFMEEWHQKLHNNTSPDDVVICQALMDYIKNDFDIGVYWKTLNENGITKERLLSYDRAIHNEPKFRRDQKEGLLRDLGHYMRTLKAVHSGADLESAIQNCMGYKDEGQGFMVGVKINPISGLPSEVPDLLRFVLEHVEDRNVEVLVEGLLEARQGLRTLLSKPHDRLRDLLFLDIALDSTVRTAIERGYEELNNAGPEKIMYFISLVLENLALSSDDNEDLIYCLKGWDQAQNMLKSNSNDWALYSKSILDRTRLALAYKAESYLSILQPSAEYLGAQLGVDQWALNIFTEEIIRAGSAASLSSLLNRLDPVLRKTAHMGSWQVISPIEVVGYVVYVDELLTVQNKVYSKPTILVAKTVKGEEEIPDGTVAVLTPDMPDVLSHVSVRARNSKVCFATCFDPNILADLKASEGKLLRLKPTPADIVYSEVNEGELDASSTDSREDTPSLTLVKKEFTGRYAISSDEFTSEMVGAKSRNIAYVKGKLPSWVGIPTSVALPFGSFEKVLSEDSNKAVAEKLETLKKKLRDGNFDSLKEIRETVLQMAAPPQLVQELKTTMKSSGMPWPGDEGEQRWEQAWTAIKKVWASKWNERAYFSTRKVKLDHEYLCMAVLVQEIINADYAFVIHTTNPSSGDSSEIYAEVVKGLGETLVGAYPGRALSFISKKNDLDSPQVLGYPSKPIGLFIRRSIIFRSDSNGEDLEGYAGAGLYDSVPMDEEEKVLVDYSSDPLMVDGNFRKTILSSIARAGSAIEELYGSPQDIEGVIRDGKLYVVQTRPQM, encoded by the exons ATGAGCAATTCCGTAGGCCATAACTTGCTCAACCAGAGCCTGCTTCAAAGAAAGGTAAATTCTTCCGGTATTCCTGCCAACACATTGTTTCAAGCTAAGAGCGTCCACCAAGTGACGGCACAGGCGCGAAAATCATCGATATCCAAGAAGTTTTGTGGGAACACTTTGAACGTTCAGAAACCAAAGTTAGCCATGGGGTCACGCCGCCCCGTTGCAGCTGTTCCTCGTGCCGTATTAACCACTAATCCGCCTTCGGAT CAGCTTGCCGGGAAATTCAATCTCGATGGGAATATTGAATTGCAG GTTTATGTGAATGCTTCCACTCCGGGATCTGCCACTCAAGTAAATTTTCTTGTAGCATACAGCGGTGACTCTTTGACTCTTCACTGGGGTGGGGTACAAGATATGAAAGA AAAGTGGGTGCTTCCGTCTCGTCACCCAGATGGAACCAAAGTATACAAGAACAGAGCTCTTAGAACACCTTTT TCTGGCTCCAGTTCCTCGCTTCAAATTGAGATTGATGATCCTACAATACAAGCAATCGAGTTTCTTTTAGTTGATGAAAGCCAGAACAGATG GTTTAAGAACAATGGTGGTAACTTTCATGTTAAATTACCTGCGAAAGAGAAGCTGATATCCAATGCTCCAGTTCCTGAAGAGCTTGTACAAATTCAAGCATATTTGAGGTGGGAAAGAAAGGGTAAACAGATGtatacaccagagcaagaaaaG GTGGAGTACGAAGCAGCCCGATCTGAGTTATTGGAGGAAGTAGCTAGGGGTACTTCCATACAAGATCTCCATGCAAGGTTGACTAAGAAAGATGATGATGGTAAAATTGAAGAGCCATCTCGTTCTGATACAAAGACTGcaaagaaagatgagagaaaacaGGTTTTTAGAACCAAGGGAATTCAACGCAAGAGGAGGGACTTAATGCAGATTATCAACAAACATGCTTCTAAACCTGTTTACGAGGGTAAAATTGTAGATGAAGAACATCCAGCCAAACCAAAacccttgacagcagttgagctTTTCGCCAAGGAAAAGGAAGAACAGGATGGAGGTTCTATTCTGAGGAAAAACATTTTCAAGCTCAATGATAAGGAACTTCTG ATACTCGTAACCAATCCTGCTGGGAAGACAAAGGTTCATCTGGCAACAGATTTCAAAGAGCCACTTACCCTTCACTGGGCTTTATCTGCAAGCAAGGCTGGAGAGTGGTTG GAACCACCTGCAAACACACTTCCCCAGGGTTCAGTTGCTCTTAATGGGGTTACTGAAACACAATTTAGACCAGGTTCCGCTGACTCTACTTATGAG GTTCAATCTTTAGAAATAGAAGTTGAAGCAGATAATTTTAAAGGAATGCCATTCGTCCTTAATGCTTCTGGGACATGGATGAAGAATCAAGGCTCCAATTTCTATGTTGACTTTGGCGTTGAACGCAAGAAAGCTCAGAAG GATACTGGTGATGGCAAAGGTACTGCAAAGGCTTTGTTGGATAAAATAGCAGGCCAGGAGAGTGAGGCACAGAAATCTTTTATGCATCG ATTTAACATTGCAGCAGACTTGGTCAATCAAGCAAAGGATGCTGGCGAATTAGGTCTTGCGGGTATTTTGGTGTGGATGAGGTTTATGGCCACAAGGCAGCTCATTTGGAATAAAAATTACAATGTGAAACCACG TGAGATTAGTAAAGCTCAGAACAGGCTCACAGACTTGCTTCAGAATGTTTATGCAAATTATCCTCAGTATCGAGAACTTCTACGGATGATATTGTCTACTGTTGGCCGTGGAGGAGAAGGGGATGTGGGACAGCGAATTCGAGATGAGATCCTTGTCGTCCAG AGAAACAATGATTGCAATGGCTCATTTATGGAGGAATGGCATCAAAAGTTGCATAATAACACGAGTCCAGATGATGTTGTTATTTGTCAG GCATTAATGGATTACATAAAAAATGACTTTGATATTGGTGTTTACTGGAAAACTTTGAATGAGAATGGAATCACAAAAGAACGTCTTCTAAGCTACGATCGTGCAATCCATAATGAACCAAAATTCAGGAGAGATCAGAAAGAGGGTCTTCTGCGGGATCTGGGGCATTACATGAGAACTTTGAAG GCTGTTCATTCAGGTGCAGATCTTGAGTCTGCCATTCAAAATTGTATGGGCTACAAAGATGAG GGTCAAGGATTCATGGTTGGAGTAAAAATAAATCCTATATCTGGCTTGCCATCAGAAGTTCCA GATCTCCTGCGATTTGTACTAGAACATGTTGAAGACAGGAATGTGGAAGTCCTTGTTGAG gGTTTGCTTGAGGCGCGCCAGGGGCTTAGGACATTGCTCTCTAAGCCTCATGATCGTCTGAGGGATCTTTTATTTTTGGACATTGCCCTTGATTCTACTGTTAGGACCGCTATTGAGAGGGGATATGAAGAACTGAATAATGCTGGGCCAGAG AAAATTATGTACTTCATCTCTTTGGTTCTGGAAAACCTGGCACTGTCATCAGATGATAACGAGGATCTCATTTACTGTTTGAAG GGATGGGATCAGGCTCAAAACATGTTAAAAAGTAACAGTAATGACTGGGCATTATATTCAAAATCAATCCTAGACAGAACCCGCCTTGCGCTTGCATACAAGGCAGAATCATATCTCAGTATTTTACAGCCGTCAGCAGAATACCTTGGAGCACAGCTTGGAGTGGACCAATGGGCT TTGAACATATTTACCGAAGAAATAATCCGTGCTGGATCAGCTGCCTCTTTATCCTCACTCCTTAATCGGCTTGATCCGGTTCTTCGAAAGACTGCTCATATGGGAAG TTGGCAGGTTATCAGCCCAATTGAAGTGGTTGGATATGTGGTCTATGTGGATGAATTACTCACTGTTCAGAATAAAGTTTACAGCAAGCCCACAATTTTGGTGGCAAAAACTGTAAAGGGTGAGGAAGAAATTCCAGATGGTACTGTTGCAGTGCTGACACCTGATATGCCAGACGTCCTATCTCATGTTTCTGTCCGAGCAAGAAATAGCAAG GTATGTTTTGCGACATGCTTTGACCCCAATATTCTGGCCGACCTCAAAGCTAGTGAAGGGAAGTTATTACGTCTAAAGCCAACACCTGCTGATATAGTTTATAG TGAGGTCAATGAGGGTGAGCTAGATGCGAGTTCAACTGATTCAAGAGAAGACACTCCATCTCTAACATTGGTCAAGAAAGAATTTACTGGTAGATATGCCATATCATCTGATGAGTTCACAAGTGAAATG GTTGGAGCTAAATCACGTAATATTGCTTATGTAAAAGGAAAACTTCCGTCTTGGGTTGGAATTCCTACATCAGTTGCCCTACCATTTGGATCATTCGAAAAGGTTCTTTCAGAAGATTCGAATAAG GCTGTGGCTGAAAAGTTGGAAACTCTAAAGAAAAAGTTAAGGGACGGAAATTTTGATTCACTCAAGGAGATTCGGGAAACAGTTTTACAGATGGCAGCACCACCCCAGTTG GTGCAAGAGCTGAAGACTACGATGAAAAGTTCAGGAATGCCTTGGCCTGGTGATGAAGGCGAACAACGGTGGGAACAAGCATGGACGGCTATAAAAAAG GTCTGGGCTTCAAAGTGGAACGAGAGAGCATACTTCAGCACGAGAAAAGTGAAACTAGATCACGAGTATCTCTGCATGGCTGTCCTTGTTCAGGAAATCATAAATGCTGACTATGCATTCGTTATTCATACAACTAACCCATCTTCAGGAGACTCATCAGAGATATATGCTGAG GTTGTTAAGGGACTTGGAGAGACTCTAGTTGGAGCTTATCCTGGACGTGCTCTAAGTTTTATTAGCAAAAAGAATGATCTGGACTCTCCTCAG GTGTTGGGTTACCCTAGCAAACCCATCGGCCTCTTTATAAGACGATCCATAATCTTTCGATCTGATTCCAATGGTGAAGATCTCGAAGGTTATGCTGGTGCAGGCCTGTATGACAG TGTCCCTATGGACGAGGAAGAGAAAGTCTTGGTCGACTACTCATCTGACCCGCTTATGGTTGACGGAAACTTTCGCAAGACAATCCTCTCTAGCATTGCTCGTGCAGGAAGTGCAATCGAGGAACTGTATGGATCTCCACAAGACATTGAAGGCGTGATCAGGGACGGTAAACTCTATGTTGTCCAGACAAGACCCCAAATGtga
- the LOC103452010 gene encoding alpha-glucan water dikinase, chloroplastic-like isoform X1 yields the protein MSNSVGHNLLNQSLLQRKVNSSGIPANTLFQAKSVHQVTAQARKSSISKKFCGNTLNVQKPKLAMGSRRPVAAVPRAVLTTNPPSDQLAGKFNLDGNIELQVYVNASTPGSATQVNFLVAYSGDSLTLHWGGVQDMKEKWVLPSRHPDGTKVYKNRALRTPFVSSGSSSSLQIEIDDPTIQAIEFLLVDESQNRWFKNNGGNFHVKLPAKEKLISNAPVPEELVQIQAYLRWERKGKQMYTPEQEKVEYEAARSELLEEVARGTSIQDLHARLTKKDDDGKIEEPSRSDTKTAKKDERKQVFRTKGIQRKRRDLMQIINKHASKPVYEGKIVDEEHPAKPKPLTAVELFAKEKEEQDGGSILRKNIFKLNDKELLILVTNPAGKTKVHLATDFKEPLTLHWALSASKAGEWLEPPANTLPQGSVALNGVTETQFRPGSADSTYEVQSLEIEVEADNFKGMPFVLNASGTWMKNQGSNFYVDFGVERKKAQKDTGDGKGTAKALLDKIAGQESEAQKSFMHRFNIAADLVNQAKDAGELGLAGILVWMRFMATRQLIWNKNYNVKPREISKAQNRLTDLLQNVYANYPQYRELLRMILSTVGRGGEGDVGQRIRDEILVVQRNNDCNGSFMEEWHQKLHNNTSPDDVVICQALMDYIKNDFDIGVYWKTLNENGITKERLLSYDRAIHNEPKFRRDQKEGLLRDLGHYMRTLKAVHSGADLESAIQNCMGYKDEGQGFMVGVKINPISGLPSEVPDLLRFVLEHVEDRNVEVLVEGLLEARQGLRTLLSKPHDRLRDLLFLDIALDSTVRTAIERGYEELNNAGPEKIMYFISLVLENLALSSDDNEDLIYCLKGWDQAQNMLKSNSNDWALYSKSILDRTRLALAYKAESYLSILQPSAEYLGAQLGVDQWALNIFTEEIIRAGSAASLSSLLNRLDPVLRKTAHMGSWQVISPIEVVGYVVYVDELLTVQNKVYSKPTILVAKTVKGEEEIPDGTVAVLTPDMPDVLSHVSVRARNSKVCFATCFDPNILADLKASEGKLLRLKPTPADIVYSEVNEGELDASSTDSREDTPSLTLVKKEFTGRYAISSDEFTSEMVGAKSRNIAYVKGKLPSWVGIPTSVALPFGSFEKVLSEDSNKAVAEKLETLKKKLRDGNFDSLKEIRETVLQMAAPPQLVQELKTTMKSSGMPWPGDEGEQRWEQAWTAIKKVWASKWNERAYFSTRKVKLDHEYLCMAVLVQEIINADYAFVIHTTNPSSGDSSEIYAEVVKGLGETLVGAYPGRALSFISKKNDLDSPQVLGYPSKPIGLFIRRSIIFRSDSNGEDLEGYAGAGLYDSVPMDEEEKVLVDYSSDPLMVDGNFRKTILSSIARAGSAIEELYGSPQDIEGVIRDGKLYVVQTRPQM from the exons ATGAGCAATTCCGTAGGCCATAACTTGCTCAACCAGAGCCTGCTTCAAAGAAAGGTAAATTCTTCCGGTATTCCTGCCAACACATTGTTTCAAGCTAAGAGCGTCCACCAAGTGACGGCACAGGCGCGAAAATCATCGATATCCAAGAAGTTTTGTGGGAACACTTTGAACGTTCAGAAACCAAAGTTAGCCATGGGGTCACGCCGCCCCGTTGCAGCTGTTCCTCGTGCCGTATTAACCACTAATCCGCCTTCGGAT CAGCTTGCCGGGAAATTCAATCTCGATGGGAATATTGAATTGCAG GTTTATGTGAATGCTTCCACTCCGGGATCTGCCACTCAAGTAAATTTTCTTGTAGCATACAGCGGTGACTCTTTGACTCTTCACTGGGGTGGGGTACAAGATATGAAAGA AAAGTGGGTGCTTCCGTCTCGTCACCCAGATGGAACCAAAGTATACAAGAACAGAGCTCTTAGAACACCTTTTGTGAGT TCTGGCTCCAGTTCCTCGCTTCAAATTGAGATTGATGATCCTACAATACAAGCAATCGAGTTTCTTTTAGTTGATGAAAGCCAGAACAGATG GTTTAAGAACAATGGTGGTAACTTTCATGTTAAATTACCTGCGAAAGAGAAGCTGATATCCAATGCTCCAGTTCCTGAAGAGCTTGTACAAATTCAAGCATATTTGAGGTGGGAAAGAAAGGGTAAACAGATGtatacaccagagcaagaaaaG GTGGAGTACGAAGCAGCCCGATCTGAGTTATTGGAGGAAGTAGCTAGGGGTACTTCCATACAAGATCTCCATGCAAGGTTGACTAAGAAAGATGATGATGGTAAAATTGAAGAGCCATCTCGTTCTGATACAAAGACTGcaaagaaagatgagagaaaacaGGTTTTTAGAACCAAGGGAATTCAACGCAAGAGGAGGGACTTAATGCAGATTATCAACAAACATGCTTCTAAACCTGTTTACGAGGGTAAAATTGTAGATGAAGAACATCCAGCCAAACCAAAacccttgacagcagttgagctTTTCGCCAAGGAAAAGGAAGAACAGGATGGAGGTTCTATTCTGAGGAAAAACATTTTCAAGCTCAATGATAAGGAACTTCTG ATACTCGTAACCAATCCTGCTGGGAAGACAAAGGTTCATCTGGCAACAGATTTCAAAGAGCCACTTACCCTTCACTGGGCTTTATCTGCAAGCAAGGCTGGAGAGTGGTTG GAACCACCTGCAAACACACTTCCCCAGGGTTCAGTTGCTCTTAATGGGGTTACTGAAACACAATTTAGACCAGGTTCCGCTGACTCTACTTATGAG GTTCAATCTTTAGAAATAGAAGTTGAAGCAGATAATTTTAAAGGAATGCCATTCGTCCTTAATGCTTCTGGGACATGGATGAAGAATCAAGGCTCCAATTTCTATGTTGACTTTGGCGTTGAACGCAAGAAAGCTCAGAAG GATACTGGTGATGGCAAAGGTACTGCAAAGGCTTTGTTGGATAAAATAGCAGGCCAGGAGAGTGAGGCACAGAAATCTTTTATGCATCG ATTTAACATTGCAGCAGACTTGGTCAATCAAGCAAAGGATGCTGGCGAATTAGGTCTTGCGGGTATTTTGGTGTGGATGAGGTTTATGGCCACAAGGCAGCTCATTTGGAATAAAAATTACAATGTGAAACCACG TGAGATTAGTAAAGCTCAGAACAGGCTCACAGACTTGCTTCAGAATGTTTATGCAAATTATCCTCAGTATCGAGAACTTCTACGGATGATATTGTCTACTGTTGGCCGTGGAGGAGAAGGGGATGTGGGACAGCGAATTCGAGATGAGATCCTTGTCGTCCAG AGAAACAATGATTGCAATGGCTCATTTATGGAGGAATGGCATCAAAAGTTGCATAATAACACGAGTCCAGATGATGTTGTTATTTGTCAG GCATTAATGGATTACATAAAAAATGACTTTGATATTGGTGTTTACTGGAAAACTTTGAATGAGAATGGAATCACAAAAGAACGTCTTCTAAGCTACGATCGTGCAATCCATAATGAACCAAAATTCAGGAGAGATCAGAAAGAGGGTCTTCTGCGGGATCTGGGGCATTACATGAGAACTTTGAAG GCTGTTCATTCAGGTGCAGATCTTGAGTCTGCCATTCAAAATTGTATGGGCTACAAAGATGAG GGTCAAGGATTCATGGTTGGAGTAAAAATAAATCCTATATCTGGCTTGCCATCAGAAGTTCCA GATCTCCTGCGATTTGTACTAGAACATGTTGAAGACAGGAATGTGGAAGTCCTTGTTGAG gGTTTGCTTGAGGCGCGCCAGGGGCTTAGGACATTGCTCTCTAAGCCTCATGATCGTCTGAGGGATCTTTTATTTTTGGACATTGCCCTTGATTCTACTGTTAGGACCGCTATTGAGAGGGGATATGAAGAACTGAATAATGCTGGGCCAGAG AAAATTATGTACTTCATCTCTTTGGTTCTGGAAAACCTGGCACTGTCATCAGATGATAACGAGGATCTCATTTACTGTTTGAAG GGATGGGATCAGGCTCAAAACATGTTAAAAAGTAACAGTAATGACTGGGCATTATATTCAAAATCAATCCTAGACAGAACCCGCCTTGCGCTTGCATACAAGGCAGAATCATATCTCAGTATTTTACAGCCGTCAGCAGAATACCTTGGAGCACAGCTTGGAGTGGACCAATGGGCT TTGAACATATTTACCGAAGAAATAATCCGTGCTGGATCAGCTGCCTCTTTATCCTCACTCCTTAATCGGCTTGATCCGGTTCTTCGAAAGACTGCTCATATGGGAAG TTGGCAGGTTATCAGCCCAATTGAAGTGGTTGGATATGTGGTCTATGTGGATGAATTACTCACTGTTCAGAATAAAGTTTACAGCAAGCCCACAATTTTGGTGGCAAAAACTGTAAAGGGTGAGGAAGAAATTCCAGATGGTACTGTTGCAGTGCTGACACCTGATATGCCAGACGTCCTATCTCATGTTTCTGTCCGAGCAAGAAATAGCAAG GTATGTTTTGCGACATGCTTTGACCCCAATATTCTGGCCGACCTCAAAGCTAGTGAAGGGAAGTTATTACGTCTAAAGCCAACACCTGCTGATATAGTTTATAG TGAGGTCAATGAGGGTGAGCTAGATGCGAGTTCAACTGATTCAAGAGAAGACACTCCATCTCTAACATTGGTCAAGAAAGAATTTACTGGTAGATATGCCATATCATCTGATGAGTTCACAAGTGAAATG GTTGGAGCTAAATCACGTAATATTGCTTATGTAAAAGGAAAACTTCCGTCTTGGGTTGGAATTCCTACATCAGTTGCCCTACCATTTGGATCATTCGAAAAGGTTCTTTCAGAAGATTCGAATAAG GCTGTGGCTGAAAAGTTGGAAACTCTAAAGAAAAAGTTAAGGGACGGAAATTTTGATTCACTCAAGGAGATTCGGGAAACAGTTTTACAGATGGCAGCACCACCCCAGTTG GTGCAAGAGCTGAAGACTACGATGAAAAGTTCAGGAATGCCTTGGCCTGGTGATGAAGGCGAACAACGGTGGGAACAAGCATGGACGGCTATAAAAAAG GTCTGGGCTTCAAAGTGGAACGAGAGAGCATACTTCAGCACGAGAAAAGTGAAACTAGATCACGAGTATCTCTGCATGGCTGTCCTTGTTCAGGAAATCATAAATGCTGACTATGCATTCGTTATTCATACAACTAACCCATCTTCAGGAGACTCATCAGAGATATATGCTGAG GTTGTTAAGGGACTTGGAGAGACTCTAGTTGGAGCTTATCCTGGACGTGCTCTAAGTTTTATTAGCAAAAAGAATGATCTGGACTCTCCTCAG GTGTTGGGTTACCCTAGCAAACCCATCGGCCTCTTTATAAGACGATCCATAATCTTTCGATCTGATTCCAATGGTGAAGATCTCGAAGGTTATGCTGGTGCAGGCCTGTATGACAG TGTCCCTATGGACGAGGAAGAGAAAGTCTTGGTCGACTACTCATCTGACCCGCTTATGGTTGACGGAAACTTTCGCAAGACAATCCTCTCTAGCATTGCTCGTGCAGGAAGTGCAATCGAGGAACTGTATGGATCTCCACAAGACATTGAAGGCGTGATCAGGGACGGTAAACTCTATGTTGTCCAGACAAGACCCCAAATGtga
- the LOC103452008 gene encoding protein neprosin-like, with amino-acid sequence MVIVYWVLDLVGAEFPWTENSTNILCCELHDPRRRQHQQHEEEDSTKAKKQESFSSNMACSYSKISPIISILVCFLLVASSICPVAQSSDIHRESTANQTLNPEKELKKLKIMRARLNKINKPAFKTIQSPDGDLIDCVLSHHQPAFDHPQLKGQKPLDPPERPKGRSPREMATENYQLWSMSGNLCPQGTVPIRRTREEDMMRASSVKRFGRKLSRHVRRDTSSNGHEHAVGYVSGDQYYGAKASINVWAPTVVNQYEFSLSQLWVISGSFGDDLNTIEAGWQVSPELYGDNYPRFFTYWTTDAYQATGCYNLLCSGFVQTNSRIAIGAAISPTSSYHGGQFDISLLIWKDPKHGNWWLEFGNGVLVGYWPSFLFTHLQDHASMVQFGGEVVNSRPSGSHTATQMGSGHFAGEGFGKASYFRNMQVVDWDNSLIPLSNLKVLADHPNCYDIQGGINNFWGNYFYYGGPGRNVRCP; translated from the exons ATGGTCATCGTGTATTGGGTATTGGATTTGGTGGGAGCTGAGTTTCCATGGACAGAAAATAGCACCAATATTTTATGCTGCGAATTGCATGACCCCAGAAGAAGACAACACCAACAACACGAAGAAGAGgattcaacaaaagcaaaaaaacaagaaagtttCTCAAGCAATATGGCTTGTAGCTACTCCAAGATTTCCCCAATCATTTCCATTCTTGTTTGCTTCCTTCtggttgcttcttcaatttgtcCGGTGGCACAATCTTCTGATATCCACCGCGAAAGCACTGCCAATCAGACGTTGAATCCGGAAAAAGAACTGAAGAAGTTGAAGATTATGAGAGCTCGTCTTAACAAGATAAACAAGCCTGCTTTCAAGACAATTCAG AGTCCGGATGGCGATCTTATAGATTGTGTTCTTTCTCATCACCAACCAGCTTTTGATCATCCCCAGTTAAAGGGACAGAAGCCATTG GACCCGCCGGAGAGACCGAAAGGCCGGAGCCCTCGAGAAATGGCGACTGAAAACTACCAGCTGTGGAGCATGTCAGGAAATCTCTGCCCACAAGGAACAGTTCCAATTAGAAGAACGAGAGAGGAGGATATGATGAGAGCAAGCTCTGTTAAAAGATTTGGAAGAAAACTAAGTAGGCATGTCAGAAGAGATACATCCAGCAACGGCCATGAG CATGCGGTTGGGTATGTGAGTGGAGATCAATACTATGGAGCCAAAGCAAGCATCAATGTGTGGGCCCCCACAGTTGTTAATCAATACGAATTTAGCTTGTCTCAATTGTGGGTCATCTCTGGTTCTTTTGGTGATGATCTCAACACCATTGAAGCTGGTTGGCAG GTCAGCCCGGAGCTATATGGGGACAACTACCCCAGATTCTTTACTTATTGGACT ACGGATGCATATCAAGCAACTGGATGCTACAATTTGCTGTGTTCGGGTTTTGTTCAGACCAACAGTAGAATCGCCATTGGAGCTGCAATTTCTCCAACTTCTTCCTACCATGGTGGACAGTTTGATATTAGCTTGTTGATTTGGAAG GATCCGAAGCATGGAAATTGGTGGCTGGAATTCGGGAACGGTGTCCTAGTCGGATACTGGCCATCATTCTTGTTCACTCACCTTCAAGACCACGCAAGCATGGTACAATTCGGTGGAGAAGTTGTGAACTCGAGGCCTTCGGGCTCCCACACAGCTACACAGATGGGCAGTGGGCACTTTGCAGGTGAAGGGTTTGGAAAAGCTTCATATTTTCGAAACATGCAGGTTGTGGATTGGGATAACAGCTTAATCCCATTATCCAACCTTAAAGTTTTGGCTGATCATCCAAATTGCTACGACATTCAAGGAGGGATTAACAACTTTTGGGGGAATTATTTTTACTATGGAGGTCCTGGAAGAAATGTGAGGTGTCCCTAA